One part of the Rutidosis leptorrhynchoides isolate AG116_Rl617_1_P2 chromosome 1, CSIRO_AGI_Rlap_v1, whole genome shotgun sequence genome encodes these proteins:
- the LOC139847085 gene encoding uncharacterized protein, with protein MDVFNRLYRLETVKNAKDCSRLVSNGSGFSFSAEWARQPTGRGAIELTSLTDLLDGLILNDRDDTWVWNLDDGKIFTVKKLSDLCDEKTLRIGSNNSRTLRNNLVPKKIEVFVWRLMKKRLLVRIELDKRVIDLHSVRCPICDDDIETTDHIVLFCAFAQDIWNRVFRWWGLGSFSNLSFNEILKGNAGVNMSSFGRKLWQAIEWVCVYYIWKNRNNHTFRGSSWSASVTLNEIQVKSFEWISLHSKGEKFEWLTWLSNPFLYLNC; from the coding sequence ATGGACGTGTTCAACAGGCTATATCGGTTAGAAACAGTAAAAAACGCCAAGGATTGCAGCAGGCTAGTTAGCAATGGGTCGGGCTTCTCATTCTCGGCTGAATGGGCCAGGCAGCCCACTGGGAGGGGTGCTATCGAGCTCACTTCGCTGACTGATTTGCTGGATGGTTTGATTCTCAACGACAGGGACGACACTTGGGTGTGGAACTTGGACGATGGAAAGATTTTCACTGTTAAAAAATTATCCGATTTATGTGATGAAAAGACACTCCGAATAGGCAGCAACAACTCAAGAACTCTTCGCAATAATCTCGTGCCGAAAAAAATAGAGGTATTTGTATGGCGGCTCATGAAGAAAAGGCTACTGGTCAGAATCGAGTTAGATAAACGTGTCATCGATCTACATAGTGTGAGATGCCCCATTTGTGACGATGACATTGAGACCACGGATCATATTGTTCTTTTTTGTGCGTTTGCTCAAGACATTTGGAACAGGGTGTTTCGATGGTGGGGGCTTGGGTCATTCTCGAATCTTAGCTTCAATGAAATTCTAAAAGGTAATGCCGGGGTCAACATGTCTTCTTTTGGAAGGAAATTGTGGCAAGCTATCGAATGGGTGTGTGTATACTACATATGGAAGAACCGCAACAATCATACTTTTCGTGGATCGTCTTGGAGCGCTTCTGTTACTCTAAACGAAATTCAAGTTAAGTCATTTGAATGGATTTCTCTTCATTCGAAGGGGGAAAAATTCGAGTGGCTTACTTGGCTTAGTAACCCTTTTTTGTATCTTAATTGTTAA